Proteins from a single region of Undibacterium sp. KW1:
- a CDS encoding pilus assembly protein, producing the protein MKKINKPLTVCLIGSLIGQLIAPSLAYATISNAPPLVKPNVPPNIFYTLDDSGSMMWEMMPDNIARTGSGDVTGKGYDNYIDGCGGNCWVTNVFPKPANVYNVGGAGDYDIGHSIVVGFNHNITVARWRSSDVNKAYYDPKILYQPWADPNGGLMAPANPLSALYNPVAPSGGTNTNAINLSVNQTYANGAYGWLADDATSYNTNGRTIFPALYYVYKGTLGCNQSTLACFDRYEIRTGTVFPAKAAARTDCAGSACTIPEELQNFANWFQYHRSRILTARGGSGQAFSKQNSTIRVGFGTINTTGTVINKVSNDFSAANKTNFLNTLYKQRMPAAGTPLRKAVDEVGQYFKDTSITGPWQTTSGVGLASTQLTCRQNYNILMTDGYWNGTAAGGGRNGNYDGTNGPTITRPDGTTYQYTPAKPYTDTFSDTLADIAFYYWANDLRTDWPAAKKNVPTTSADPAFWQHLTQFTVGLGVKGTLDPSTDLPALTSGAKVWPDGSINQIDDLWHAAVNSRGKYFSASNPTEFAAALDSSLNTIAERVGDAAAVGTSSNTVRAGSSIFTSTYRTSDWSGQLVQRLLDDNGVITGTGWTATTPVFSTRQNNVFTYIDSAIKGKVFSYSNLAPTDKAYFDTEAATYPATTVTGTNIVDYIIGGPDLNRLRPRTVPFGDFVNSAPQYVKAGDDSGYSYMPTGTPGKGTYGAYLLSKYNRTPMVYIGANDGMLHAINGTTGVEEFAYIPKAVMSNLPLLSRTTYGHRFYVDGTPTVGDYYDGGWKTALVGTTGAGGRAVYAMDVTVPTRPSFNEGKILWEINSTTQPELGYTIGTPQIGRMPNGDWVAILGNGYESNSKKAMLFIIRLSDGVVTKIDTGVGNATTPNGLATPKLIVGSDATIKAIFAGDLLGNLWKFDVKSSGTTIAFSGTPLFQAKIGGVAQPITVQPDMIPHSNGGMMLLFGTGKIYETEDALNTDVQSLYGVWDQTGASGVSSPTAISSSQSALQKRTLSWSGSNAYTVSNETIDWTSKRGWYMNLNLSTGERLTIDPQMFFDEIVFTTIIPASAVDTCSSDGKSTTFILNAMNGNVFPYPTFDTNGDNKVTSADAIIAGKQGGLTFGSTLLKNGSSAIIYQPVSSGAGLSGNGTNASAIAPSYNPTRRIWKQILRTD; encoded by the coding sequence ATGAAGAAAATAAATAAACCGCTAACCGTGTGTTTGATCGGCTCTTTAATTGGGCAGTTAATTGCGCCGAGCTTGGCATACGCAACAATATCAAATGCTCCACCACTGGTGAAGCCCAATGTGCCACCTAATATATTTTATACCCTCGATGATTCTGGCTCCATGATGTGGGAAATGATGCCAGATAATATCGCCAGAACGGGTAGTGGTGACGTTACGGGTAAGGGCTATGATAACTATATTGATGGTTGCGGTGGTAATTGCTGGGTGACCAATGTGTTTCCCAAGCCAGCCAATGTGTATAACGTTGGCGGCGCAGGCGATTATGATATTGGTCACAGTATTGTTGTTGGGTTTAATCATAATATTACAGTCGCGCGTTGGCGTTCGTCAGACGTCAACAAGGCGTACTACGATCCCAAGATTTTGTATCAGCCTTGGGCGGATCCTAATGGTGGCCTGATGGCACCTGCCAACCCCTTATCAGCGCTCTATAACCCTGTTGCACCAAGTGGTGGAACAAATACCAATGCAATTAATTTGTCAGTTAATCAGACTTATGCCAACGGCGCTTATGGATGGCTGGCTGATGACGCTACATCGTACAACACTAATGGCAGAACGATTTTCCCAGCCCTTTATTATGTATATAAAGGCACCCTAGGATGCAACCAGTCCACGCTGGCTTGCTTTGATCGTTATGAAATCAGGACTGGAACAGTTTTTCCTGCGAAAGCGGCAGCACGTACAGACTGCGCTGGTTCGGCATGTACAATACCTGAAGAGTTGCAGAATTTTGCCAACTGGTTCCAATATCATCGGTCCCGTATCCTGACCGCGCGCGGCGGCAGTGGCCAGGCTTTTTCCAAGCAAAATTCTACGATCCGCGTTGGATTTGGTACCATTAATACTACTGGCACTGTTATTAACAAGGTCTCAAATGACTTCAGTGCCGCTAATAAAACCAATTTCTTGAATACTTTGTACAAGCAGAGAATGCCAGCTGCGGGTACTCCATTGCGCAAGGCTGTTGATGAGGTTGGTCAATATTTCAAAGACACGTCAATTACTGGTCCATGGCAGACGACTTCCGGTGTCGGGTTGGCCTCAACGCAATTAACTTGCCGCCAAAATTATAATATCTTAATGACTGATGGCTATTGGAACGGTACGGCTGCTGGAGGTGGGCGCAATGGTAACTATGATGGTACCAATGGCCCAACAATCACCAGGCCAGATGGAACAACTTATCAATACACACCCGCTAAACCGTACACCGATACTTTTAGCGATACGCTGGCAGATATAGCCTTTTATTATTGGGCAAATGATTTGCGCACAGATTGGCCGGCAGCGAAGAAAAATGTACCAACCACATCGGCTGACCCAGCTTTTTGGCAACATCTGACGCAGTTCACAGTGGGTTTGGGTGTCAAAGGCACGCTGGATCCAAGCACTGATTTGCCCGCCTTGACGAGTGGTGCCAAGGTCTGGCCAGATGGCTCTATCAATCAGATTGACGATTTGTGGCATGCCGCTGTTAATTCCCGTGGCAAGTACTTTAGTGCATCCAATCCTACGGAGTTTGCCGCAGCACTTGATTCTTCTTTGAACACGATAGCAGAGCGTGTCGGCGATGCTGCTGCAGTAGGTACTTCCAGTAATACCGTGCGCGCAGGTAGTAGTATCTTTACTTCGACTTACCGCACGTCTGACTGGTCAGGTCAACTGGTGCAAAGATTGTTGGATGATAACGGCGTCATTACAGGGACTGGCTGGACTGCGACGACTCCTGTTTTCTCCACCAGGCAAAATAATGTATTTACCTATATCGATTCGGCAATAAAAGGTAAAGTCTTTAGTTACTCCAATCTTGCACCTACAGACAAGGCTTATTTTGATACAGAGGCAGCTACTTATCCGGCAACCACCGTCACTGGAACCAATATAGTCGATTACATCATCGGCGGCCCGGATTTGAACCGTCTTCGTCCGCGTACGGTTCCATTTGGTGATTTTGTAAACTCTGCTCCTCAATACGTCAAAGCAGGTGATGACAGTGGCTATAGTTATATGCCAACTGGCACGCCTGGCAAAGGCACTTATGGTGCCTATTTGTTGAGTAAGTACAATCGTACCCCTATGGTATACATAGGGGCAAACGATGGCATGTTGCATGCGATTAATGGAACCACAGGTGTAGAGGAGTTTGCTTATATTCCAAAAGCCGTTATGAGCAATTTGCCATTGCTGTCACGCACAACCTATGGGCACAGATTTTATGTTGATGGTACGCCTACAGTAGGTGATTATTATGATGGTGGCTGGAAAACAGCTTTGGTTGGGACGACTGGTGCTGGTGGCAGAGCTGTTTACGCCATGGATGTCACAGTGCCTACTCGCCCTAGCTTTAATGAAGGCAAGATTTTGTGGGAAATTAACTCTACAACACAGCCTGAATTAGGATACACCATTGGTACTCCCCAAATCGGACGGATGCCTAATGGTGATTGGGTTGCCATCTTGGGGAACGGCTATGAAAGCAATTCCAAAAAGGCCATGTTGTTCATCATTCGCCTGAGTGATGGCGTGGTGACCAAAATAGATACTGGTGTGGGAAATGCAACTACACCTAATGGACTGGCTACGCCAAAATTGATTGTTGGCTCTGATGCAACTATTAAAGCCATTTTTGCTGGTGATTTGCTGGGTAATTTGTGGAAATTTGATGTAAAGAGTTCAGGCACTACGATTGCATTTTCTGGCACACCTTTATTTCAGGCAAAAATTGGTGGTGTTGCACAGCCAATCACAGTCCAGCCTGATATGATTCCACATAGTAATGGTGGAATGATGTTGCTGTTTGGCACAGGGAAAATTTACGAAACGGAAGATGCTTTGAATACTGACGTTCAATCTTTGTATGGCGTGTGGGATCAAACTGGTGCATCTGGTGTCAGTTCTCCAACTGCTATCTCAAGTAGTCAGTCTGCCCTGCAAAAACGAACCTTGAGCTGGTCTGGTTCCAATGCTTATACAGTCAGTAATGAAACGATTGACTGGACAAGTAAACGTGGCTGGTATATGAATTTGAACTTGAGTACAGGTGAACGTCTGACCATTGATCCGCAAATGTTCTTTGATGAGATAGTGTTCACCACTATTATTCCAGCCAGTGCTGTAGATACTTGTTCTTCAGACGGTAAATCAACAACATTTATTTTGAATGCCATGAACGGTAATGTTTTCCCTTACCCTACGTTTGATACGAATGGCGATAATAAAGTGACTTCTGCAGATGCGATTATTGCTGGTAAGCAGGGTGGTTTGACCTTTGGATCTACGTTGCTGAAAAATGGTTCGTCGGCAATTATTTATCAACCGGTATCATCTGGTGCAGGTTTATCCGGTAATGGAACAAATGCTTCAGCTATTGCTCCAAGTTACAACCCTACCAGACGTATCTGGAAGCAGATATTGCGTACTGATTAA
- a CDS encoding type IV pilin protein has protein sequence MLIKKSEAGFTLIEILIVVVILGILAAISVPAYTDNVRRSRRADARSVLTQNVQFMQSFMTANDRYDKMRDNTPVALPMLVSPVGATGSNIDYDISFTIAPTATTFSVRAVPRAGGRMAADGCGTYAINESGARSNVGNTLSVDTCWTK, from the coding sequence GTGTTAATTAAGAAATCGGAAGCTGGCTTTACTCTGATAGAGATATTGATTGTGGTCGTTATTTTGGGGATATTGGCCGCAATCTCTGTCCCTGCATATACCGATAATGTCAGGCGGAGCCGACGTGCGGATGCGCGTTCTGTTCTAACGCAAAATGTGCAATTCATGCAGAGCTTCATGACTGCGAACGATCGTTATGACAAGATGCGTGACAACACCCCGGTTGCCCTGCCTATGCTGGTGAGCCCGGTAGGTGCTACGGGCAGTAATATTGACTATGACATCAGTTTCACGATAGCACCAACGGCGACTACTTTTAGCGTTCGTGCTGTACCGCGAGCCGGTGGCAGGATGGCCGCAGATGGCTGTGGCACTTATGCGATCAATGAAAGTGGTGCAAGGTCGAATGTGGGCAATACTTTATCTGTCGATACCTGCTGGACCAAGTAA
- the nrdR gene encoding transcriptional regulator NrdR, giving the protein MKCPFCHLDDTQVIDTRVSEEGNVIRRRRRCADCDKRFTTYERIELVMPVIVKKNGSRTEYETAKLRASLMLALRKRPVSAEAVETAIQRIEEKLLSSGEREVMSGHLGELVMRELKRLDKIAYIRFASVYKSFEDVSEFAEAIQEVRKS; this is encoded by the coding sequence ATGAAATGCCCTTTTTGCCACCTCGATGACACCCAGGTCATCGACACCCGAGTTTCAGAAGAAGGCAATGTCATACGCCGCCGCCGCCGTTGTGCCGACTGTGACAAACGTTTTACCACCTATGAGCGTATAGAACTGGTGATGCCTGTGATCGTCAAGAAAAACGGCAGCCGCACAGAATATGAAACCGCCAAACTGCGCGCCAGCCTGATGCTGGCATTGCGCAAGCGTCCGGTATCTGCCGAAGCAGTCGAGACAGCAATACAAAGAATAGAAGAAAAATTATTGTCCAGCGGAGAGCGCGAAGTCATGTCCGGCCACCTGGGTGAACTGGTCATGCGCGAATTGAAGCGCCTCGACAAAATCGCCTACATCCGCTTCGCTTCTGTGTATAAAAGCTTTGAAGATGTATCCGAGTTTGCCGAGGCGATACAAGAGGTCAGGAAGAGCTAA
- the glyA gene encoding serine hydroxymethyltransferase, protein MFAKNHTLANVDPELFATIQKENVRQQEHIELIASENYCSPAVMEAQGSQLTNKYAEGYPGKRYYGGCEHVDVVEQLAIDRLKQLFNANFANVQPNSGSQANQGVFFALLNPGDTIMGMSLAEGGHLTHGMPLNMSGKWFNVVSYGLNAQEDIDYDAMEKLARETKPKLIIAGASAFALRIDFERFSKIAKEIGAYFMVDMAHYAGLIAAGVYPNPVPFADVVTSTTHKSLRGPRGGIILTNDEAIAKKINSAIFPGLQGGPLMHVIAGKAVAFKEALTPEFKAYQEQVVKNAAALANTLTERGLRIVSGRTESHVMLVDLRPKNLTGKEAEAILGSAHMTCNKNGIPNDPQKPMITSGIRLGSPAFTTRGFKEEQAVKVGNLIADVLDNPHDAATIERVKAEVKQLTDAFPVYQA, encoded by the coding sequence ATGTTTGCAAAAAATCATACCCTCGCCAACGTAGATCCAGAACTGTTTGCTACGATACAAAAAGAAAATGTCCGTCAACAAGAGCATATCGAGTTGATCGCCTCTGAAAACTATTGTTCCCCTGCCGTCATGGAAGCCCAGGGCTCCCAGTTGACCAACAAATATGCTGAAGGCTATCCAGGCAAGCGCTACTACGGTGGTTGCGAGCATGTGGATGTGGTCGAGCAACTGGCGATTGACCGTCTGAAGCAATTGTTCAATGCCAATTTCGCCAATGTGCAGCCTAATTCTGGCTCACAAGCCAACCAGGGCGTGTTCTTTGCCTTGTTGAACCCAGGCGACACCATCATGGGCATGAGCCTGGCTGAAGGTGGTCACCTGACCCACGGCATGCCTTTGAATATGTCTGGCAAATGGTTCAATGTCGTCTCTTATGGCCTCAATGCACAAGAAGATATAGACTACGATGCCATGGAAAAACTGGCGCGTGAAACCAAGCCTAAACTGATCATCGCCGGTGCTTCCGCATTTGCGCTGCGCATCGACTTTGAGCGCTTCTCCAAGATCGCCAAAGAAATCGGCGCTTACTTCATGGTGGACATGGCCCACTATGCTGGCTTGATCGCTGCTGGTGTGTATCCTAACCCAGTACCTTTTGCAGACGTCGTCACCTCCACTACCCACAAGAGCCTGCGCGGCCCACGTGGCGGTATCATTTTGACGAATGATGAAGCGATCGCCAAGAAGATCAATTCTGCGATTTTCCCAGGTCTGCAAGGTGGCCCGCTGATGCATGTGATCGCTGGTAAGGCAGTTGCCTTCAAAGAGGCACTTACACCAGAATTTAAGGCTTACCAAGAACAAGTCGTCAAGAATGCTGCTGCGCTGGCAAATACCCTGACTGAACGCGGCCTGCGTATCGTTTCTGGCCGTACAGAATCCCACGTGATGCTGGTGGATTTGCGTCCTAAAAACCTGACAGGTAAAGAAGCCGAAGCCATCCTGGGCTCTGCCCACATGACTTGCAACAAGAACGGTATCCCGAACGACCCACAAAAACCGATGATCACTTCCGGCATCCGCCTTGGCAGCCCGGCTTTCACTACCCGTGGTTTCAAGGAAGAGCAAGCAGTTAAAGTGGGTAACCTGATTGCGGACGTACTCGACAATCCGCATGATGCAGCAACGATAGAACGCGTGAAAGCTGAAGTCAAACAATTGACAGATGCATTCCCGGTTTATCAAGCGTAA
- a CDS encoding SDR family NAD(P)-dependent oxidoreductase, with amino-acid sequence MIVLITGASSGFGEEMARKFVREGHKVIAAARRKDRLDALQAELGAALLPVTLDVTSKDSIKQALAGLSAEWKNIDVLVNNAGLALGTEPAHLASQDEWDTMIDTNTKGLVTVTRAILPDMVARGSGTVINIGSVAGETPYPGGNVYGATKAFVDQFTRNLRADLVGTGVRATNIAPGLCGGTEFSNVRFRGNDDAAAKVYEGTVPLTAIDIAETAYWIATLPAHVNINHIEMMPTCQGYGPLVIKRNTA; translated from the coding sequence ATGATCGTCTTGATTACAGGCGCAAGTTCAGGTTTTGGTGAAGAAATGGCACGCAAATTTGTCCGCGAAGGCCATAAAGTCATTGCTGCAGCACGCCGCAAAGACAGGCTGGACGCCTTGCAAGCAGAGCTAGGCGCTGCCTTGTTGCCAGTCACGCTGGATGTGACCAGCAAAGATTCCATCAAACAGGCTTTGGCTGGATTAAGTGCCGAATGGAAAAATATTGATGTGCTGGTCAATAATGCTGGTTTGGCCCTAGGTACAGAGCCTGCCCACCTGGCGTCCCAGGATGAATGGGATACCATGATAGACACCAATACCAAGGGCCTGGTGACAGTTACCAGGGCCATCCTGCCAGACATGGTGGCACGTGGCAGTGGTACGGTCATCAATATAGGTTCGGTGGCTGGTGAAACACCTTATCCAGGTGGCAATGTTTATGGCGCGACCAAGGCTTTTGTCGATCAGTTCACCCGCAATTTGCGTGCTGATCTGGTTGGTACAGGTGTTCGTGCAACCAATATTGCTCCTGGCCTATGTGGTGGTACTGAATTTTCCAATGTGCGCTTCCGTGGCAATGATGATGCGGCAGCCAAGGTCTATGAGGGCACCGTACCGCTGACAGCCATCGATATCGCTGAAACAGCCTACTGGATCGCTACTTTGCCTGCGCATGTGAATATCAATCACATAGAAATGATGCCTACTTGCCAGGGCTATGGGCCGCTGGTCATCAAGCGCAATACTGCTTGA
- the ybgC gene encoding tol-pal system-associated acyl-CoA thioesterase yields the protein MKTEFVWPVRVYYEDTDTGGIVFYANYLKFFERARTEWLRAAGVNQQQMADEHGLMFVVKATAVEYHAPARLDDELRLTVVVEKLGRASVQFVQEAWCGQRLLASGKIKVACVSKTEVRPAAIPADVLAQIDRDAG from the coding sequence ATGAAAACAGAATTTGTATGGCCGGTCAGGGTCTACTATGAAGATACTGATACCGGTGGCATCGTTTTTTATGCGAATTACCTGAAGTTTTTTGAGCGTGCCCGTACCGAGTGGCTCAGGGCGGCAGGCGTCAATCAACAGCAAATGGCAGATGAGCATGGCCTGATGTTTGTCGTCAAAGCCACTGCAGTCGAGTATCATGCACCCGCGAGGCTGGATGATGAACTAAGACTCACCGTCGTGGTCGAAAAGCTGGGCAGGGCGTCTGTACAGTTTGTACAAGAAGCCTGGTGTGGCCAGCGTTTGCTGGCCTCAGGCAAGATCAAGGTTGCTTGTGTCAGCAAGACTGAGGTCAGACCGGCGGCAATTCCTGCTGACGTGCTGGCACAGATAGACAGAGATGCTGGCTGA
- the tolQ gene encoding protein TolQ gives MTVTQDLSFLSLITNASILVQLVMALLLGVSLTSWTYIFSKMFAIKKARGQTEEFERNFWSGGNLVDLYAAATNSRRTGRDTSGALERIFEAGMSEYHKVKTANKTTLDATAMLDGARRAMRASYQREMDLLESHLSFLASVGSVSPYIGLFGTVWGIMNSFRGLANVQQATLAAVAPGIAEALIATAIGLFAAIPAVLAYNRYSHDIDRLAIRFETFIEEFSNILQRQSR, from the coding sequence ATGACTGTTACCCAAGACCTTTCATTTTTAAGTCTGATCACGAATGCCTCTATTCTGGTGCAACTGGTCATGGCATTGCTGCTAGGCGTGTCACTGACGAGCTGGACTTATATCTTCAGTAAAATGTTCGCCATCAAAAAAGCGCGTGGACAAACTGAAGAGTTTGAACGCAATTTCTGGTCTGGTGGCAATCTGGTTGATCTGTATGCAGCGGCGACCAATAGCCGTCGTACTGGCCGCGACACTAGCGGTGCGCTCGAACGCATCTTTGAAGCCGGCATGAGCGAATATCACAAGGTAAAGACAGCCAATAAAACCACGCTGGATGCCACCGCCATGCTCGATGGCGCGCGTCGTGCCATGCGTGCGTCTTACCAGCGCGAGATGGATTTGCTGGAATCACACCTGTCCTTTCTTGCGTCCGTCGGCTCGGTCTCGCCTTATATAGGTCTGTTCGGCACGGTCTGGGGCATCATGAATTCTTTCCGTGGTCTGGCGAATGTGCAGCAGGCGACACTGGCTGCCGTCGCTCCTGGTATTGCTGAAGCCCTGATTGCTACTGCGATAGGCTTGTTTGCTGCTATACCTGCCGTGCTGGCCTATAACCGTTACTCCCACGATATCGATAGACTGGCGATACGCTTTGAAACCTTTATCGAGGAATTCTCCAACATTCTCCAGCGTCAGTCACGCTAA
- a CDS encoding ExbD/TolR family protein, giving the protein MSTLRGERKRKFKAEINVVPYIDVMLVLLVIFMVCAPMTNPSVINLPTAGQSTQPPSDYIEITLRPDAASTISINSKAGNNGNNRQESKEEAKDRKQLMQKLREYHDAKPELSVLVSADKGMIYDEVIQVISEAKKLGINRVGLATK; this is encoded by the coding sequence ATGAGTACCCTGCGTGGCGAACGTAAACGCAAATTCAAGGCAGAGATCAACGTTGTGCCGTATATCGACGTGATGCTGGTGTTGCTGGTGATTTTCATGGTGTGCGCACCGATGACCAATCCCAGCGTCATCAACCTGCCTACTGCCGGGCAATCTACCCAGCCGCCATCTGATTATATAGAAATCACCTTGCGGCCCGATGCAGCTTCCACTATCAGCATCAACAGCAAAGCCGGTAACAATGGCAACAACCGCCAGGAAAGCAAGGAAGAAGCCAAAGACCGCAAACAACTGATGCAAAAACTGCGTGAGTATCATGATGCCAAGCCAGAGTTGTCTGTGCTGGTTTCTGCTGACAAGGGCATGATTTATGACGAGGTCATACAAGTGATTTCAGAAGCAAAAAAACTGGGTATCAATCGCGTTGGTCTGGCGACCAAGTGA
- a CDS encoding autotransporter assembly complex family protein — MQIRLRPLLMLFCAAGLCGAGLVRAQQSGQTETSSAQSTPTAASAQSVQMPEADNEAVSTSSSGRLQLVAAKSHWADLLREHIPEFASNAEAQNITPALIRRLRLDISNILTTEGYFSPQIQFDNPDQALAPASTNKIIHVTVEAGQRTIIENVSVKVQGPMADAIDAGDKAVTKRRRALQEDWGLAVGQPFRDADWSDSKNQLLESLRSDAYASASMTSSEAKIDADQHSGILQVEVDSGPVFTLGDLRVTGLQRYPSWLIERYQAPKKGEVYSRSRLLDFQRSLQNSAYFATVAVGIDPDPEKADAVPVDVTVVERQARDLSFGLGYSTNTGYRSEVAYRDRNILEQAWDLRSAVRLEQRRQLGYADIYLPPRESKFLDSFGVLVERENIAGVRSSRYALGIKRTSTRGHLEQRLGLNIVREKISPDGEAEEVNKALVASIGWTWRDVDQPFDPRKGQILQFDLAASEKALFSDQRFIRSYAKYQRWIPVRKTDTVILRAELGAVISKDEQGIPEDYLFRTGGSTTVRGYGYQTLGIQHIGSTRGGRVLATASAEYVHWLNSSWGAATFLDVGNAADNFRELNLKQGMGVGARYKTPAGPIALDLAYGRQTKKVRLDFSIAIAF, encoded by the coding sequence ATGCAGATAAGACTGCGCCCCTTACTGATGCTGTTCTGTGCTGCCGGTTTATGCGGTGCTGGCTTGGTGAGAGCGCAGCAGTCAGGACAAACTGAAACCTCTTCTGCTCAATCAACACCAACTGCTGCGTCTGCTCAGTCTGTGCAAATGCCTGAGGCAGACAACGAAGCTGTTTCCACCTCCAGCAGTGGCCGTTTGCAACTGGTTGCTGCCAAATCACACTGGGCTGATTTGCTGAGGGAACATATCCCTGAATTTGCCAGCAATGCTGAAGCGCAGAATATCACTCCCGCACTGATCAGACGGTTGCGCCTGGATATCAGCAATATCCTCACTACTGAAGGTTATTTCTCGCCGCAAATCCAGTTTGATAATCCAGATCAGGCGCTGGCACCAGCCTCCACAAATAAAATCATCCATGTGACTGTGGAAGCCGGCCAGCGCACCATCATAGAAAACGTGTCTGTGAAAGTGCAGGGCCCCATGGCAGACGCGATTGATGCTGGTGACAAGGCTGTCACTAAAAGGCGACGGGCCCTGCAAGAAGACTGGGGCCTCGCAGTTGGACAGCCATTCCGTGATGCTGACTGGAGTGATTCAAAAAATCAGCTGCTGGAAAGCCTGCGCTCAGATGCCTATGCCTCAGCCAGCATGACATCCAGTGAAGCAAAAATAGACGCTGACCAGCATAGCGGCATCTTGCAAGTAGAAGTCGATAGTGGCCCGGTATTTACCCTGGGTGATTTGCGTGTCACTGGTTTGCAGCGTTACCCTTCCTGGCTCATAGAACGTTATCAGGCACCCAAAAAAGGTGAGGTTTATTCACGTTCGCGCTTGCTGGATTTCCAGCGTTCCCTGCAAAACTCCGCTTACTTTGCCACCGTCGCAGTAGGCATAGATCCTGATCCAGAAAAAGCCGACGCCGTACCCGTGGATGTGACCGTGGTCGAGCGCCAGGCCCGTGACCTGAGCTTTGGTCTCGGTTACAGCACCAACACCGGTTACCGCAGCGAAGTTGCCTATCGGGACCGCAATATACTTGAGCAGGCTTGGGATTTGCGCAGTGCCGTCAGGCTCGAGCAGCGCAGGCAACTTGGATATGCGGATATTTACCTGCCACCGCGTGAAAGCAAATTCCTCGATTCTTTTGGTGTGCTGGTGGAGCGCGAAAATATCGCCGGTGTGCGCTCCAGCCGTTACGCTCTCGGCATCAAGCGCACCAGCACACGCGGCCATCTCGAACAACGCCTGGGTCTGAACATCGTCAGGGAAAAAATTTCCCCAGATGGTGAAGCAGAAGAGGTCAACAAGGCACTGGTTGCCAGCATAGGCTGGACTTGGCGTGATGTTGATCAGCCTTTCGATCCACGTAAAGGGCAGATCTTGCAGTTCGATCTTGCCGCATCTGAAAAAGCCTTGTTCTCTGACCAGCGCTTCATACGCAGCTATGCCAAATATCAGCGCTGGATACCAGTTCGCAAAACCGATACCGTGATCTTGCGCGCAGAGCTTGGTGCTGTTATTTCCAAAGATGAACAGGGGATACCTGAAGATTACCTGTTCCGCACTGGCGGTAGTACCACCGTGCGTGGCTATGGTTACCAAACCCTGGGCATACAGCACATAGGCAGCACACGTGGTGGCCGCGTGCTGGCAACGGCCAGCGCTGAATATGTACACTGGCTTAACTCTTCCTGGGGCGCTGCCACTTTCCTTGACGTGGGCAATGCCGCCGACAACTTTCGTGAGTTGAATTTAAAGCAGGGCATGGGTGTTGGTGCACGTTACAAGACGCCTGCGGGGCCGATTGCGCTTGATCTGGCTTATGGTCGCCAGACCAAAAAAGTCCGGCTGGATTTTTCTATCGCCATTGCTTTCTGA